The Diceros bicornis minor isolate mBicDic1 chromosome 28, mDicBic1.mat.cur, whole genome shotgun sequence genomic sequence ATGCGGACTCACAGGCACATCAATCGAGGGTTCCCTCCAGAGCCCTACCCCCAACAGACTACTCCCCTTGGTGTATGCGGGTGACATTACCCAAGCTGAGCCCTAATGGAGAGGCCTGGCTGGGCCCCCAGTCCCTTGGAGCTCCAGAGAGGCCAGCTGGAGGAGCCATGACCCTTGCAATCAGAACACAATATAAAACTAACAGAACAGGAGTTCCTGGAACCTGACGGGGCCTCCCCGAGGCTGAGGGCGGCAGAGAGCCCACACCACCCTTCAGAAGCAGGCCGTTTAGGGAGGGCGTCACCGGCAGCTCCGGGGCTGGTCAGGCCTGTGCAGGACCGTGAGTGacaggcagggaggcaggaacACACATGTGACGTGGGACTGGCCCTGTTTTCTCGTCCTTGATTTGGGGGCTGGGgtccaagggctggggggagggaagcAGCCCTGGCCAAGATAAAGGAGCCCTGAGAGAACAGGGTTGCGTGTCCAGGCCAGAAGACCCTGGAGtggcccccaccccacacccttgTGGGAACCGCACTGATGGCCTGTCTGGCCCCTGCCATCCTCTGTCCCCTGAGGGCCCCCTGGAACCTGCAAGGGTAACGGTTTTTATTGGTCACATGCTATCTACCCAGTAGTGGGGTTGCTGGCATGGGCGGCCCTGCCAAGTGGGTGACTCAGTGGACAAGTCCCCAAAATGAGCCAGCCGGTCTCAGGGGTGGTGAGGACCTAGAGGAGGCGCAGGCTGACGGGGCAAAGAGCAGGGGTGCGGGCCGCTCCAGGGAAAGCAGCCTGGGGCCCCTTCTGAACCGACTGCAGCCTCCAGGGGGGCGTAGGTGAAAGGTGGGGATGGCCTCACTGACCCCGTTCTTGACCCGGCAGGAGGGCACCTCCAAGTTTGCCACCCTGGAGATGAACCCCAAGAGAGCCCAGAAACCGCCGAAGGAGATGGTGAGTGTGCCCGAGGCCTGGAGAGGAGGGTGCCAGCCCGGGGGTCAGGAGAGGAGGGGGCCTGCCCGGGGGCCAGGTGAGAAGGGGGCCGGCCTAGGGGGTCAGGAGAGGAGGGGGCCGGGCCCAGGGGTCAGGAGAGGAGGGGGCCTGCCCTGGGGTcaggagaggagggggctggccccgccaAGGCCTCCCCTCCTGCTGCCAGTGCCTGACATGCCGCTTAGACCTGACCTCCTCTGGGCCCGGCAGGGCTGTGCCCTGCTCAGCTTGGGGGGACTAGTGGCAGCCACCAGAGCAAGGGCCTGGAAGAGCGGGGCTCACAGTGGGTTTGGGGCCAGAGCGGGTGAGAGCAGGAGCTCCATGCTGCCAACGAGGGCTGGGGAGCTCCGAGTGAGTGCTGTCTTGGAGGAGCCTCCAGAACGAGGCCCGGAGAGGCGAGGGAAGGCCTCCTGCCCAGACGCTGCCCAGGCCAATCCGCAGAGTCCCAGCCGGGGCTTTGCCCCTTGGTGGCAGCAGTCCCGACCCCAGGAGCGGggctcctcccttcctccacccccaccgtcCAGCCCCAGCCTTGGCCAAATGCAAAGTTACTTTTCACGTTGGCAAGACTGTCCGAGCCGATCCTTCACAAACTGCTGCACTTCAGGAAGCAAACACGAGTATTTTTGTACTGTCGGTGTTTTGAGCTGTCCCTCTTTGTCCGAAGATGAGTCCCAGTGTGAAAATGAGTCAACCCTCTACCTGGATGAGACCCGCAGGGTGGGGGCGGTCAGCGCAGACACCCTGGAGAAGCTGGTGGAGGGTCTGTGCCTGCCTTCCAGGGCAGCGACCTCTCCTATGTCACCCTCTTCCTGTGCACCTGCCGAGCCTTCGCTGCCACCCAGTAGGCCCCAGACCTGCTGTTCAAAAGGTGAGCCCCGTCCCTCCACAGCTCTGAGGCTCCCTGCCCCCTGCTCGCTGTGTGTCTCAGGGAtgtcccttcacctctctgagcctcagtttgctcgtGTGAAAACTGCGGAGCTAAGAAGACAACCTCAcggggttgttgtcaggactattGAGATCAGCCCAGGACAGCGCTGACCCTAGCCTGGCCCTTCGGGAAGGGCTGCTGAGGGCTGTGGTTGTCTCTATTTATGACCTTCCTCTCCCCATGAAGAAGCTCCTGCCTCAAGCCTCACCATCCTGTGGCCTCGGGCAAAGCTGTTTTCCCATTTCTAAAGAAGGTTTCAGATTCCTTATGGGGGTCCCATCCTGTGTGTAGGCAGAGCAGGGATCCCTGGGGGCTGAGTGGGGGCCCAGGCCCACTGGGATGTCTGGGAAGGTGCTGGTTGGaccccattcattcaacaaatgtacaTGAAGCCCCAGCCACCCCACCCCGTGGACAGACACAAAAATCCCTGTCCTCCTGAGCTCCAATGTAGTCAGGGAGTCAGCCAGGCCCACTAGACACCAGAGCAGGTAGTGGACACAGGACATTCCATGCGACACCCTCCTGGCCTCCTCTAGATATGGATTCGTCTACACTGATTGTGACGAGGATGGCAGACCCCAGGACCAACTAGGAAATGCCTGGGCTTTGAGTCCAGAAGGAGGGCTTCTGTCTTCAAGGTGGGGGACATTTGGGGTCTGTGGCTGGAGGGGCAGGGCAGTCCCCTGGCTCCCACATATCTTGTGATTCTCACTAGAGGGCTGAGGTCTGGGGGCCTCTCCTGCAGAAGGAGAGGAGTCAGAGAGCTACAGATGGGGTCCAGGCCCCtcagggagcagagaggaggctgggggctcAGAGCCTGCCCCTGAGAGAAtccatccccaccccagcccctcccagccctgctcgCCCCCTCCCTGATTTGAGGGCCCCAGAAGGAGGTGTGGGGAGCGACCTGCTCACAAACCAGCCTCGCACCTTGGTCCTCTGAGCCCAGCTgcacatggggctggcccggctgTGTCCCCATTCCCAAGATAGTGTCAGTGGGAAGACAGACCCACACGTGCCTCAGAGAATAAGACAGCACGATGGTGCATGAGCTGCAGGCTGAGGTGCCACGAGGGCCATGAAGGCTGGGCGGGAGGACACCCTCTGCCTGTTCCCTCCTCCCTCACATATTCATGCAGCACCTACTGCGAGCCCGCCAGTGCGATGAACAGAGCAGGCACAGCCCTCCCTGTCTGCATGGAGCTGATGTTCCcatggggaggggcgggggacaCACAGGAGGGTGTCAGGCTTCCCCGAGGAAGGGGGAGATGGTCCCACCATTGATGGAGGGCTCCCTCCCATGGAGACTCTCTGCAGCCCCTGCCTGCTGCCCAGGCCTGCCCCTGCCTGGACCACCAAGTCAGGGTGGGCTGGGGTGGACTGGCCTCTGGCTGGGCAGGGGCGGGCCCAGGAGCCCAGCCTCCACAGGGGTGCTGTGGGAAGGCCACGTTGAAGGAGAGGCCGGGCCTCTGACTCTGCTGCCCACCCGCCTACCCCTAGTGCCATCTCCTCCATCCTGGGCACCTGGCTGGACCAGTACCCAGAGGACTTCTGTCAGCTCCGGGACTTTCCCTGCCTCAAGACGCTGGTGGCCTACGTGCAGCTCAACGTGCCTGGCTCTGATTTGGAGCGCCGTGCCCACCTTCTCCTGGCCCAGCTGGAGGACCTGGAGCCCACTGAGGCAGAGTCCAGAGGTGAGCGCGTGGGGAGGGGTCGGTACTGGGTCTACAGAGAGGAGCCCCCAGAGGCGGGTgttgggccaggagcagagaccgGCCTCAGACCACCTGTCTGGTGGACTGCATTCGGGGGAGACGTCCTGCAGTGCGTCCTTGCATGGGAGTTTTATCCCTTTGGAAAGCCGCAGTGGGAAGGCAGACATGTCGGTCTCCTCTTGCAGCTTCATTGCCGTCTCAGGATCCAGCGGTGGCTCCAGCCCCAGCGCTTGCACAATCTGAAGATGCAGATTCAGCTGCTGAAGCAGCGACAGAACTAAAGCCACATCCTGAGCTGGAAGCATTTCCGTCAGTAGCTGTAGAGCCACCTCCAGCAGCAGCACCAGGGCCGGGGCCAACAccaccaccagctccagcagcaacTCTGCATCCAGGGCCAGCTTCTGCAGCAGCTCCAGGAGAGCCAGAGCCAGGGCAGGATCCGCCAACTGTGCAGCTAGAGCCAGCCCTGCCGCTGCTCCTGCAGGAGAGCCGGAGCCAGCTCAGGACTCACCGTCCCCGCAGGGAGAGCCAGCCCTGCCGCTGCTCCTGGAGGAGGCCAGAGCCAGCTCAGGACTCACCGTCCCCGCAGGGAgagccagccctgcccctgctccTGGAGGAGGCCAGAGCCAGCTCAGAACTCACCAGTCCCTGCAGGGAGAGCCAGCCCCGCCGCTGCTCCTGGAGGAGGCCAGAGCCAGCTCAGAACTCACCAGTCCCTGCAGGGAGAGCCAGCCCCGCCGCTGCTCCTGGAGGAGGCCAGAGCCAGCTCAGGACTCACCGTCCCCGCAGGGAGAGCCAGCCCCGCCCCTGCTCCTGGAGGAGGCCAGAGCCAGCTCAGAACTCACCGTCCCCGCAGGGAGAGCCAGCCCCGCCCCTGCTCCTGGAGGAGGCCAGAGCCAGCTCAGGACTCACCGTCCCTGCAGGGAGAGCCAGCTCTGGAACCTCCCTCTTCACCAGCCCCCGAGCCACACCTTCGACCTACTCCCCCACCagaactttcctttctctcttctgttaCTGTTTCtgtcacaataaaaaattttattttttcctttacttttttatgattttttatactgtatgattaaaaaattaaatataataaaatttcattttttatcattttaaattgtacaatttaggaacgttaagtacattcatggtgctgtgcaaccatcaccactgtctagcTGCAGAATATTTCATTCCCCAAAAGGAAGCCCTGCACCAAAacactcactccccattcctccctcccccggccctggcaacccctaatctgctTTCTGGCTCTGTTCCTTTACCTATTCTTGTTGTTTCCTATGAATGGAActggttaattttgttttttatttaaaatagcatttttgtTATTTGAAAGGAAAGTCCCAGATGGATTAAAAACTAGATGTATAAAATGAAGCCCTTTTAGTAAATAAGTGCATAATCTCGGGGTAGAGACCGCTGTTCTAAGtgtgacaccagagccagaagccagacaGGAAACGCTGGCTcttcctgtggccaaaacaaaaacaagaaaaatggagaaagctGGCAAGACGAACCACAAACTgaaaagcattcctcataaccctaGGCCAGAGAAAGGTTTCACATCCCTGTGGTCCAAAAACTCTGGAAAGTCAGTGTTTTcaaaagggacagagagcaaacATGGGCAGTTCCAAGGAGCAAGAAGCAGATGGGCGTACATGTCAGAGATGCTCGGCCTCCCGATGAGGACACGCACGCATGTGGAGATGGCACTAGTCACCAGCAGACTGGCAGGTGTATAGTCTGATGGAGACCAGCCCCGGCGACacgtgaggaagcagaggccccagcagatcCCCTGGAGACAAATGTGAGAGGACCCTCCTCTCTGGAGAACACGTGCAGGACCACCAAAGTCCCCAGGGGCAGCCTTTGCTAGCAGTGCAGATCCCAGGAGCTTATCCCCCAGGAATTcttgtacagtgtgtgcacgtgtgtgcatgtgtgtgtgtgcacttgtgggtgtgaGACAGTGCGGATCCCAGGAGTTTATCCTCAGGAATTcttgtacagtgtgtgcacgtgtgcatgtgtgtgtgtgcacttgtgggtgtcaggcagGTTGGATCCCAGGAGTTTATCCCCAGGAATTcttgtacagtgtgtgcacgtgtgtgcatttgtgtgtgtgcacttgtgggtgtcaggcagTGCAGATCCCAGGAGCTTATCCCCCAGGAATTCTTGtacagtgtgtgcatgtgtgtacatttgtgtgtgtgcacttgtgggtgtcaggcagTGCAGATCCCAGGAGCTTATCCCCCAGGAATTcttgtacagtgtgtgcacgtgtgtgtgtgcacttgcgggTGTCAGGCAGTGCAGATCCCAGGAGTTTATCCCCCAAGAATTCTTGCCCAAGTTTCCAAAGATGTGTTTTCAAGAGTCTTCATCACAGACTGGTTGAACTAGCAGGGATTGGAGACAACACTAATGTCCGTGGAGAGGGGACGGGATCCATCCATCCCGTGTGTATGACACATGTATGTGACATCGACAGGGAGACGGGCATCTATGGAAATGAGTCTgcgtgtgagagagacagagacagaggatgagagacagagagagcctgAGAGATACACACCAAACCATTCACAGAGCCCCTCTGGGGGTGGGACCTTCCAGTCTCCTGTCTTCTCCTGCAGGTGAGGTTTAAGCTTTTTAGAACGTGCGTGTATTCCCTCTCTAGTTCTGAGAAGATTAGAATCGTATGTTAAATGTCATCCATTTGTCACTCATCTATGGAGTAATGTACAgtatttagttttcatttttagagatttttcttacaaagacaatgaacgtttattatagtaaaataatgaattctaaaggaattaagaattaagtggaaactccGATGTGCCCTTAACAGGCGGTGTTCACCCTCCCAGTCCTTTCCCttggtgtgcacgtgtgtgtgtgtccatgtgtccCGTGCCCGTGGGTGCATGCGTGTGGGCCGGTGCCTGTTcacatgtgtgcatgcgtgtgcacaTGTATATGccggtgtgcacgtgtgtgcccGTGTGCATGTGTGGATGTCGTGTAAGGAGGATTCCGGGGCGTGTGCTCtcctggaacctgatttccccagggggGACGCTGGCCAGCCAatctccttcctcttctgtgtcCCCCATCAGAGTTTCCCAAGAGCCCCTGCTGTGGAACACGGGCCATTTCCGAATTTTCACTCCCATCATCCTGCTGAAGGGAACATCCGCGTCCATAAATCTCTATTTCTTTAGGACAGATCCCTCGAAGCGGAGATTCTGGGTCATAATGCAAACATGATGTCACAGTGTTTGTCACAGTCTCCGACATCCAAGGTCTCCTTGTCCACTTTGAGCCTTGTTTGGGAAAGGGTGGTGCAGAGACCCTGGGCAGAGAcctcagggagggaggaggaggagctgggatggagaagatgaaggtacctggggtgacctgccctaCTAGaggccccaccccctcccccacactggcccaggccccgccccagccccccgttcctgctccctaactcccctgagctgagcagcctgacCCGCCATCCAGGATGGAAGAGGGCTCAGTCCTAGAcactcctgctccctctccctccaagcgcAGAGCCCCCTCCTATGAGTCAGGAAAGCTCACCTAGGGCAGCTCAGCGAGTC encodes the following:
- the LOC131393757 gene encoding uncharacterized protein LOC131393757, with amino-acid sequence MPLRPDLLWARQGCALLSLGGLVAATRARAWKSGAHSGFGARAGESRSSMLPTRAGELRVSAVLEEPPERGPERRGKASCPDAAQANPQSPSRGFAPWWQQSRPQERGSSLPPPPPSSPSLGQMQSYFSRWQDCPSRSFTNCCTSGSKHEYFCTVGVLSCPSLSEDESQCENESTLYLDETRRVGAVSADTLEKLVEGLCLPSRAATSPMSPSSCAPAEPSLPPSRPQTCCSKVPSPPSWAPGWTSTQRTSVSSGTFPASRRWWPTCSSTCLALIWSAVPTFSWPSWRTWSPLRQSPELHCRLRIQRWLQPQRLHNLKMQIQLLKQRQN